The genomic region GCTATATAGATTGTGCTTTTCGAGATTAGATTTTTATTTAGGTAAGATGCTTAATGCATTTAGTGGATACCAACGCAACTCATAAGCTGCTTATAATAGTCTAGATTGAGTTCCGATATATGAATGAAGTTTCTCATCGCCGTTCACGGCATAATAGAAGTGGTCATCCTGAACGAGGAAGCCTTGTTCCTTCATCTATTCCTTCGTATGTTCCCCACCCTAACCCTATCCATCAGGCATCACAGGACTAAATTTAATAAATGGAGAACCGATTATTGGAATGATAGATCAAATGGTTATTTTTACGAAGGGGGAGCAAAGAATGAGTATTAATACATATCAAAAAGCTAAAGAATTAATAAGTAGTGAGGGTGCACTAGCAGACTTTGTTGGTGGCTGTTCAGAAGAGTTAATAAGATTAGCTGAAAGAAAATTAAATCTGTCTTTCTCACCTATCTATAAAAATTACTTACGTTCGTTTGGTGCAGGTAATTTTGGCTCACAAGAAGTTTATGGGATAATCGATAAAAATTTTGTTAATTCATCTGTTCCAGACGCAATTTGGTTTACTCTATCTGAGAGAGAAGAGATAGATTTACCAGATACTTTATTAGTTATATACGATACGGGGAGCGACGAGCTTTATTGTTTAGATTTCAACCAAATAGAAGCCTCAGGAGAACCAAAAGTAGTGTCTTTTATCCCTGGTGTGAACATAGGTGACCAAACCTATGAAGTAATAGCTGATGACTTTGGTGATTATCTATTAGATTTAGTAGAACGAGAATTGT from Pontibacillus halophilus JSM 076056 = DSM 19796 harbors:
- a CDS encoding SMI1/KNR4 family protein, translated to MSINTYQKAKELISSEGALADFVGGCSEELIRLAERKLNLSFSPIYKNYLRSFGAGNFGSQEVYGIIDKNFVNSSVPDAIWFTLSEREEIDLPDTLLVIYDTGSDELYCLDFNQIEASGEPKVVSFIPGVNIGDQTYEVIADDFGDYLLDLVEREL